GTTGTTAAAGCCAAATATTTCGTCACTTTTAGGCAACGAATACGATGTCGGCTCCTCGAAACGCGAAAGCGGTTTTACTATTTTCTATATGGGTATCACCACTGGTATCATTTTAGGCACAACTTTACCAAGCATGCTAAAAGATAATTTTGGTTGGTCAATTTCTTTTGTTAGCGCTGCTTTTGGTATGGTGATTTCCTTCGCCGTATTTGCTTTTGGAGCCTATCGTTACAAAATTGCTGACTATCATCCTCATGAATTACGCTTAGAGAAATTCATCAAGGCAGTAGGCATGATATCCGTATTATGGTTAATCTCCTTTTCTATCCTGAATTTCCCTATTTTTGCCGATGCCGCTTTCGGCGCTGTCGTCCTCTTGTCATTAATCTACTTGTTTTATTCGATTAAGCGTGAATCTTCTAATCAAGCTAGGCAAACAGCCGTCATTGGATTATTGTGTATTATTTCTGTGATGTTCTGGGCTTTTTATTTCCAGATGTTTATGTCTTTAACCTTATTCATTTCACGTGTCGTAGAACCTAAATTATTTGGCATTTCTTTCCCCCCGCCTTATTATGTGAGCATCCAAAGTGTCGGAATGATTGTTTTTGGTTACCTACTTTCACGTAGTAAAGCTCAGCTTACTTTAGTACAAAGCGGTATCCGTACCGGAAAGAAATTTTTGTTAGCGATGCTTTTCATGACTGCGGCCTACGCCTTAATTTCCGTTGTTTGCTCTAACTCTACTGGAGCAACTTTGTTATCACCTTTATTTTTCATCCCTGCTTATTTGCTCATTTCTGTTGCCGAATTGCTATTATCCCCTGTCGGCTTATCAGCGATAACAGTACTTGCCAGCCGTAAAAAAGTAAGCACTATGATGGGTATCTTTTTCGTTTCATTAGGTATAGGAGGGTTCTTATCAGGGAAACTCGCCTCACTTACCTCTGTGAAGGGAGAAGCGTTATCAATCCTTGAACTTAAGGCCCATTATGCGCAAACATTTTCTACCCTTTTAAATATTTTGTTTATTGCAACGCTAATCTGTTTTATTTTGTTCAGAGTGATAAAAGCCCTCTTATCACGCCATACTGTTGCAGCAACGAATCATTTAATTAAGTGCAATTAAAGCTAATGACTGTCTTGGTGAAGCAGGTTGGATCAAATGAACCATCCTGCTCCTCTCAATCTTGACTATACTGTTAGCAAACTAACGCTCAAGGATGGAGAATATGTCAAAATTTCTTTCAGACATAAAAGTGCGCTCTACAATCGTTATTCGCCATATAACTCAATCTACCACGGCTTGCCTTCTTGCTATGACTAAGGGAAATTTATACGTAATCTCCTGGCATCATTGGGAAATTGCAATTTGTACAGGACTAGGTACAGGGGTAATTAGTTTATTGGCCTCGTATGGAGATTTAGTTAAGTTCCAAACTTCCCGCTACGGAGTAGCAGCTATTGCTTTTATTGGAACTACAATTGCTGATTTTATAAGTCATGGCGGTACATCCTGGAAAGAGTCACTGGTTACCGGTATAGGTGCAGCTTTGCTCTCTTTCTTTGTTTCTTTTACTCCACTCGACAAATATTTAGCTAATTTGCAAGAAAAGAAAGAGGAGAATTAATCAATTAACCGACCTTTCTATCTATCCCATTTGCACAATCATTCCTCGAGCGCACGATAAATAACAACGCCCACATGCGGCGGATGTGGCTTGAGGAATTTTTTACTTTTTAATACTCTTGTGGATTGTTCTAGGCCTTGATTCCACCGCTCATGAATGGAATAAGCAGAAAAATCAGCGTCCTTCGTTGATGATTCCCAGGGTTTTTGTTGGTATTCAAGCTGAACGATATCAAAATCGGTAGAACACCCTAAAGAGACTAAATCGAGATTTTCGGGTAATAATTGCTTTTCTTCAGGTAGTTGCTCATACAGTGCTTTAATTGCTCGTCTTAGATTGTGCTTATCTTCATAGATTAGCTTTTGCTCATCTGAACGACTGCTGTAAATGATTTCAAGATTCCTTTTTTTTACGTCGTCAATGCAGTTAGGGAGCTCACCTTTAGCACTCCATAAATCCACCATAAAACAAAGGGTATTCGTTCGAGGCAAATCGTCTAGAACCACAGAAAGCGGTGTGTTCGAATATACACCTCCATCCCAATAATATTCGCCATCAATTTCAATTGGAGGAAATGCGGGGGGTAATGCACCGCTTGCCATAATATGCTTTGGTTCAATTCTTTCTAGTTTAGAATCAAAATAACGGATTTTTCCTGTATTAATATTCGTCGCCCCTAAACTTAGACGTATTTCACCTTTGGCCAAATAATCAAAATCGATTAGATCCTTAAGAAAATTTTGCAAAGGTTCGGTGTCATAGAAACTATTCCAAGGACCATAAAACATGTCATACATCGTAAAAAACCTTGGTTTGAAAAAAACGGAGATTCCAGACATCGCTACTTGATGAAACTGCCAGTTCGTGACAAATTTCCGAATAGAATCAGGGAGGTCAAGCCCGAAATCAAATATTTCATCGTGAATTACTGCATGCCAAAATTGCTTCAACCGAGGTAAGCGATTTTGAGGCTCATTTCCTGCAATAATCGCTGCATTGATTGCTCCAATTGAAGTTCCTGTTATCCAATTGGGAATATAATTTGCCTTTTCTAGTCCTTCATAAACCCCCGCTTGAAAAGCCCCTAATGCTCCCCCACCTTGCAAAACCAAAGCAATTCTTTTTTTCACAGGATTGTCGTGTAATTCAATAGTACACCCCAAAACTGTTTCCATGGAAATCTCCGTTGTATTAACAAATACCCTTCTAAAGTGTAGTACACAGCAAATTTAGACGTGTAATCCTCTGATTCAATTTCTCGGCATAAAGGACAAAGTAGAAACAGCTACTGTCAATTACCTTTGAACCATAAAAATTTAATTAAACACATTTCCGCTTATTGGTGTTGGCGGTTGGATTTGACTATCCCCAGCATCATACGCCTTAGCTAATACTTCGAAGAAAGTGGCGTATTGATTTTGCTTGTACACCAGGATCTCTTTGAGGTCATCACACTCGAGGGAAACATTAAATTCATCCCCTGAAGAGAGTAATAACTCTTTTAGCTCTTCT
The genomic region above belongs to Legionella micdadei and contains:
- a CDS encoding peptide MFS transporter codes for the protein MASHPPSLRVFFATEMWERYGFYVVQSLLALYLALHFKWPDDQVYALVGSFTALTYLSPVIGGWIADHLIGQKRAILAGAVFLFFSYLVLTFLSSKAILIAALGGVAVGTGLLKPNISSLLGNEYDVGSSKRESGFTIFYMGITTGIILGTTLPSMLKDNFGWSISFVSAAFGMVISFAVFAFGAYRYKIADYHPHELRLEKFIKAVGMISVLWLISFSILNFPIFADAAFGAVVLLSLIYLFYSIKRESSNQARQTAVIGLLCIISVMFWAFYFQMFMSLTLFISRVVEPKLFGISFPPPYYVSIQSVGMIVFGYLLSRSKAQLTLVQSGIRTGKKFLLAMLFMTAAYALISVVCSNSTGATLLSPLFFIPAYLLISVAELLLSPVGLSAITVLASRKKVSTMMGIFFVSLGIGGFLSGKLASLTSVKGEALSILELKAHYAQTFSTLLNILFIATLICFILFRVIKALLSRHTVAATNHLIKCN
- a CDS encoding patatin-like phospholipase family protein codes for the protein METVLGCTIELHDNPVKKRIALVLQGGGALGAFQAGVYEGLEKANYIPNWITGTSIGAINAAIIAGNEPQNRLPRLKQFWHAVIHDEIFDFGLDLPDSIRKFVTNWQFHQVAMSGISVFFKPRFFTMYDMFYGPWNSFYDTEPLQNFLKDLIDFDYLAKGEIRLSLGATNINTGKIRYFDSKLERIEPKHIMASGALPPAFPPIEIDGEYYWDGGVYSNTPLSVVLDDLPRTNTLCFMVDLWSAKGELPNCIDDVKKRNLEIIYSSRSDEQKLIYEDKHNLRRAIKALYEQLPEEKQLLPENLDLVSLGCSTDFDIVQLEYQQKPWESSTKDADFSAYSIHERWNQGLEQSTRVLKSKKFLKPHPPHVGVVIYRALEE